GAGTGGGTCAACGACCTCGCCCAAGGCCGTGAGAATGGCGTGGAGTACCAGCTGTTGGAGCTCAAGAAGTTCAATATCCCCATCCTCACCAGCGAGGTTGTTCCGGGTGCGGCGAATAAGCAGTACGATGACGCCAACGTGCAGGAATGGTCCAAGGCCGTCGATGCCTGCGATGGCTTCGTCTTCGTGACCCCGGAGTACAACCACTCCGTGCCCGGTGCGTTCAAGAATGCTTACGACTCGCTCGGCGCGGAATGGGCGGGCAAGCCGGTGGCCTTCGTGGGCTATGGTTCCGTCGGCGGCGTGCGCGCGGTCGAGGCATGGCGCAATGTCGTGGCTAACTTCTCCATGCCACAGCTGCGCAACCAGCTGGACTTTAATATCTTTACCGATTGGAACGACGGCGAATTCCGCCCCAGCGATGACTCCTACGAGCGCGCAAATTCCCTGCTTTCTGAGCTCGAGGACGCACTCCAGTAGAAAAAGCCCTGCACCGTGCTGCGCGCTGCGTAGCATGGGGTGCATGACTGAAAAGAAAGTAGCAGTAGTAACCGGTGCCTCCTCTGGTATTGGGGAGGCCACCGCGCGCTCTTTGGCCAAGGACGGTTGGCACGTCGTGGTGGGAGCTCGCCGCACAGACCGCCTGCAGCAGCTTGCCAATGAAATCGGTGGCGAGGCCTATGAGCTGGACGTTACCTCCGATGTTTCTGTTTCCAAGTTCGTCTCCCACCTCGACCGCGTAGATCTTTTGGTCAATAACGCCGGCGGTGCCAAGGGCTTGGAGCCGCTTGTCGATACCTCCTGACGCGGGCTTGTTTTAGGGACCGGTAAGGCGGTACCAGGTACCGGGGTGGCGGTAGCCGCCCGGTAGCCGGTTTTACCCCCGCTTATCGTTTGGACCGTTGACGTTGCTTGAGCTGTTTGCTAACAATCCAGCAATCCCACGAGCATCGAGTCGATGGTCCCTTACAACGCGACTGGCCTTATCAATCGTCGACTTCGAGACCCCTAAATCGGCTCGAATCTGGTTCCAGGAACGATTCCCGGCAACCAAGGCAAACATGATGGCACGGTAATCCGTCACCACCATCACTCCTTCCACGTGAACGCGACCCACGCGTACACACTGCGTGGGCCGTCCACTAAAGAGTGCCTAAAAACTACCCCCGGTACCCGATATCCGCACCGGTCGGTACTCGATACCGCCCTACCGGTACTAAATAGCGTCGCGCGTCACAGGTGGGCGCGCCAGCCGTGAATCACGTTGATGAGGCAGCATGCGGCGAGAAGGGAGCCGATGAGGAATAGCGCCGTGAAGCCAATGTAGGGGGCTAGGGCGCTGAAGGCCATGGGAATAAAGAAGCCGGTATAGGACACGGAATAGAACACGGCGGTAAGGCCGGCGAGGTCATCTTTTCCGGCGATGCGCTGGACCTCGGAAAGGCCGGCGACAAGTGCTAGGCCGTAGCCGGCGCCCATGACGGCGGCGCTGGTGATACCGAGCGGGAGGGAAAGCGTGCGCGCGGCGATGGCGCCGAAGATGGTGCCGGCGGTAATGACGGCCATGGCAACGGCGGAGGCCCGGGCGGAGCGGTGGGKATCGATGACCTTGCCAAACATTTGGATGCCGACGCCGCAGCCCAGCGTAATGACGGTCATGAGGCCGGAAAAGGCGATGGGGGCATCGCCGGCGGAATCGGAAAGCAGCTGGGGCAAGAGGGCATAGGCAGCACCCGCGCAGCCGAATACCCAGGGGGCTACGGGAAGGACGATGCGGGAAAAACGGCGGTGCGCGGCAGAAGGAATGTGCAGCATGTGCAACATATCGCGGATGCTTAAATCCAGGAACGTGTCCTTGACGGTTGCGCCGCGGGGCGGGCGGGTCTCAGGGGTCTTCAACAGCCACACCGCGGTAATAACGGTGAGCAGGATGTGCAAGACATAGGCCAAGTGGGTGGGCCACGGGCCCCATTGCGCCAACACCGAGGCCAGGGCGGCGCCGATAAGGAAGCCCACGGTAAGGCACATCGATGCCTTTCGGGGACCTGCGGCGGGGTCACCGCCGGAGCGGGTGATGAGCTCGGAAATCCAGGKGGRGCCGACCGCCATGACGATGCCCAGCGCCAGGCCACACAGCACGCGGCCGGCGGCGATGATGAGGGGTTCTTCGGGCGCGATGGACAGCAGGAACGACCCGGCCAGGGAGAGCGGTGCGGCGGGCAGCATCGTGGGGCGGCGGCCGATATAGTCCGACAGTGGCCCGGAGATAAGCAGTGCGGGCACGATGCCGATGACGTAGGCCGCCAGGAGGCCGTTGACGGTGACCTGCGAGAAGTGGGATTGCTCGCGGTACATCACGAGCAGGGGAGTAAATTCATTGCCACCCCAGGCAACGGCCACCATGCTGCCTGCAACGGGTAACCAGTCGCGATTGGCGGGGTCTTGACTCATAGTTGATCCTTCGAATTTTTCAGGTGCGAGCGGAGTGCAGAAAGGTAGGCGGGCAGGTTGGCGGTGCGGAGGGCATCGGCAAGCACGCGGTGCTGATCGACGAACGCGCGGGCCCGCGCCACATTGCGCCCGATGGCGGTGGCGGTAAAGCGCTGCTGGCGCTCGCGCAGCTGGTAGCCAACATTGGCCAGCAGGCTATTGCCGGCGCTATCCATGATGATTTGGTGGAATTGGGCATCCAGGCGCGTGTATTCGCGGAGATCCTCGGCATCCAAAGCGGCGTCTTGGGCCGCAATGTTTTCTTGCAGGCGCTTGGCGATGCCCCCACGTTCTGCCTCGCCTAGCTCGCAGATCTTTTCGGCACTGTGGGCATCGACAAGCAGGCGAGCCTCGTAGACCTCCCGGATTTCTTGGGGGCTAATTGGCACAACCAGCGCGCCGCGCTTGGGATAAAGCTGCAAAAAGCCCTCGAGCTCCAGGCGCAGGAAAGCCTCGTGAGCCGGGGTCCGGCTGACTCCTACCTCGGCCGCGAGCGCGGCTTCTGACAGCATTTGCGTGGAATCGATGGTGCCGTCGATGATCCTTTCTTTAACCAATTCATAAACCCGCTCCGCGGCAGGCTGCATGCTTGTATCGCTCATGCATACATCTTGCATACAAGTTAGTTTAAGCGTCAACCTATTCCCAATTCCGGGGTTGGCGTGGCTTAGACTGGAGGGCATGCAACGTTGGGTCTTACACATCGATATGGATGCGTTTTTCGCCTCCGTCGAGCAACTGACCCGACCGACTTTGCAGGGCCGGCCGGTGCTCGTCGGTGGGGTTGGCGGCCGCGGGGTCGTCGCCGGCGCGTCCTATGAGGCGCGCGAGTACGGCGCGCACTCGGCGATGCCGATGTATCGCGCCCAGCAATTGGTGGGCCTGCGCGCGGTGGTGGTCAGCCCGCGCCGGGCGGTGTATTCGGCGGCCTCGCGCCGGGTATTTGAGATCATTTCTCAGCACGTCGAGGTCATCGAGCAGCTATCCATCGATGAGGCCTTTATGGAGCCAGAGGCGCTGGTGGGTGCGACGGCGGACGAGGTACAACAGTGGGCGGACGGCCTGCGCGCGCTCATCCGCGAGGAAACGGGCCTGCCGTGTTCCATCGGTGCGGGCTCCGGCAAGCAATTTGCCAAGATCGGCTCCGGTGAAGCCAAACCCGATGGCACCTATGTCATCCCAGCGGAAAAGCAGCTGGAGATGCTCCATCCGCTCGCGGTGGGGAAGCTGTGGGGCGTCGGGCCGGTTACGGAGGCCAAGCTCAAGGGCATCGGGGTGGAGACCATCGGCGCGCTGGCCGCCATGACCCAAAAGGAGGTGGAAATCTCCATCGGCAGCGTCGTCGGATTGCAGCTGTGGCAGCTGGCGCAAGGCATCGACGATAGGGAAGTGGCACCGCGCGCGATTTCCAAGCAGATCTCCACGGAGCATACCTATTCCAAGGACCTGCTGACGGTACCGGATGTGGATGCGGCGATTACCCGCGCGGCCGAGGGCGCGCATCGCCGCCTGCTTAAAGATGGCCGCGGCGCGCGAACCGTGACGGTCAAGCTGCGAATGGCAGATTTCCACATCGAATCGCGCTCGACCACCCTGGCCTATGCCACCGATGACCTAGAGGTATTGACTGCCGCCGCCTTCAAGCTGGCCCGCTACCCGGATGAGCTGGGCCCCATCCGCCTGGTGGGGGTGAGCTATTCCGGGCTGGAAGCCGCGCGCCAAGACGTACTGTTTCCGGAGCTCGACCGCGAAATCGTGCGGCCCGTGCTGCCGGATAGCGACTATGAAACGGGCGTGAGCGATGACTCCCCGCCACCGGCGCCGACCACCGTCGTGGTCGAAGACGATGTGGAGGATCAGTGGCGCGCCACCCAAGACGTCTACCACCCGGATTTTGGCCACGGGTGGATCCAGGGCACCGGGCACGGGGTGGTCAGCGTGCGTTTTGAAACCCGTTCGACCGGGCCTGGCCGCACTAAATCCTTCGCCGCTAGCGACCCAGAGTTGGTGCCGGCCGACCCGCTCGATTCCTTAGACTGGCAGGACTGGCTGGAAACCCAAGACTAGATAGCAACATAGCGCTTGGGATCAGGGTTTTGCCGGAATACCTCGGCAGGATTCGTGCCTGTGGCCAGCGCTGCGGCCAAAAGAATACGCGCCTGGCTGGGCCTGAAGGCCCCCGCGTTGATCGCGCCCAGGCTGCGCAGGCTCGCGCCGCCGCCATCGCCGCCATAGGACATCGCGGTCGCGCCGTACGGGGTGCGGGTGGAAATGACGACGGGGAGGTCGTCGCTGAGGGCATCGGCAAGCGCGCGGCCCATATCCCCACTCATATTGCCCGCGCCCATGGCCTCGATGACGAGGCCGGCGGCGGAAGTGCGGGCGGCATCGACAAGCACGCGCCCCGCGCCGGGGTAGGCAGGGATGATTTCTACCGGGTGCGGCGCCAAGGGCTGCGGCTGCAGCCGCGGGGTGGCATCCGGGACCCGCAGGGACTCAAAAGCGCGCAGGTCGAAGGTGTGCTGCTTGCGGGCCCCGCGCGCCGGGATGGTCATGCCGCCAAAGCGGATGAAGACGCCGGGCTGCCCGCTGCGGGCGAGCTCGCGCGCATCGTGGAGATTGCGCGGGCCATCCGGGTGCGGGTGATCGTAGGAGCGCTGCGCGCCGGTGAGCACGATGGGCGTATCGTCGGCGCAAAAAATTTCCAGCGCCATCGCCGTCTCCTCCATGGAATCGGTGCCGTGGGTGATGATGACGCCGTCGATGTCCGCGCGGGCGGTCTGCTCGTTGACTACCGCGATGAGCTCGTCGAGGTCCGCGAGCGTAATAGAAGAGGAATCGAGCTGGCGAAATTCCACCACTTCGGCGTCGATATCGGCCGCGAGCTGCGCGCCGGTGACGGTGGGGACGAGGGAACCATCCCACACAGTGGTGCAGGCAATCGTGCCGCCGGTGGCGATGAGGGCGAGGTTAGTCATGCTTCCCAGAATAAAAGAAGACGCGCCGAGGCGGCAGGCGCGGACCAGAAAAGCTGGTGCAAATGTAAACTGATGGGAGTTTATACCCCAGACGTGAGGAGTGAGAAGTGAAATTCCGCAAATTTGGTGCCGCGTGCCTCGCATTGAGCGCGGCGGCCGCCCTGTCCGCCTGCTCTTCTGATGACGAGCAAGAAGACACCACCAAGAACAGTGAATCCAGCGAATCCGCGTCCGCTGACGGCGACTCCGCGGCCCCCGCACGGCCAACCGCCGCCGATTTGAACGCCATCCTGGCAAAGGCCACGGATCCGGAGGCATCGCAGGAAGAAAAGACCGCCACCGTGGAAGGCGGCGAATCCGCCCCGGAGATCTTTGACACCATGGCGCGCTCTAAGGAGGAATCCGGCGCGGAGTTCGCGGTCGTGGATCCGGTTTTGCCCGGCTATGACCCGCAGTCCGTGCTGACCACGGTGAATTTCTCCACGGCCGATGGCCAGGAGCAGACCGCGGACCAGGTGGAGTTCATTTATCAGGACGGCACCTGGAAGCTATCGAAGACCTGGGCCTGCACGCTGATCCAAAACACGGTGCCGCCTGAGCAGGTGCCGGAGATGTGCGCCGATACCGGTGCGGGCGCGCTGCCTGCCGATGAGGGCGACGGCGCACCAGCCCAGGGCGATGCCCCCGCGGCCGGCGCAGAACAGGCGCCTGCCGAAGCTCCCGTAGAGGCCCCCGCCGAGTAAGTCCTGTTACTCGGAAAACGCCAGCTCCGTCAGGCTTGATTGCACGACGCGCAGGTCTGAATCGGCGGTGCCGTAGGTTACCTTCGTATCGAAGGAGACGTCACCGCCCACGGGGAGCGGTTTCGTTAGATCTACCGTGATGCTGCCCGAGGAGTTGGTGGAAGAATCCAGCACGTCGAGTTCCTTATCTTCTAACTCCGTGCCCTCGGCCTGACCTTCGAAGGATAATGCGCCCAGGGTGGGGCGTTGTTCCACCTCGACGGATAGCGTGACGCGGTCACCATCGATGGACTTGACCGTATAGCGGGTCGTCTGCAAGAGCGTGGATTCCCCTGTCACGCGCGAATCTACCGTCCACGTCGCGCCGGTGCCCACCTCTTCTTCCGGAAAGACGATGGGCAGCGCGGTCAGCTTCATGATCGCCTGTTCGACGGTGCCGCGCGCCTCATCGCTCGCCTCCTGCGGGGCGGCCAAGCGCAGGGAATTCATCTGGCCGTTGTCTTGGCCGCGCCAGCCAAATTGGAACCCGTCAGCGGAAGAGACATCGGTATCGCCGGAGTATTCCGGATCCCCTGCGGTGACAAACGCGTTGCGCGAGGCCGGCAATTGGTCCTCGACGTCCTCGGTGGCTTTATCCACGGAAGCTGAAAGCGGCAGGGTAGTGGTCTCCTTATCCACGTCGGCGGCCTGGAAATCGGCCGCGGCGGATTTATTCAGCAAATCCTGCGAAAATCCCTCCGTGGCGCGGTAGGTTACCTCCTGCGAGGAATCGATGTCGTGATATTCCAGCAATTTCTTCTCACCGGTTCCGGCCTCTTCGACGGTCAGGCGCGGGGCATCGATAGTCAGGCCGACGGGCTGTTCCACGGCGGGGCCGGGGGKCTCATAAGAACAGGCGCTTAGCGCTACGGCGACGGCGGAAAGGGCTGTAAAAACTTTGACTCGAAACACGCTTACCAAAATACCGGACGCTCCTGATTAGAATGATGTGGGTGAGCCAAAAACGAAGGAGTCAGACAGGTCTTATCGCCGCGGTGGTCATCGCCGTGGCGGTTGTGGATCAAGCCGTAAAACAACTTATGCTGACCGTCCTGACGGAGGGTGTGCCGCACTATGTCATCGGGGACTGGTTCAGGTTTACCCTGCTCTTTAACCCGGGCGCGGCGTTTTCCATCGGCGGCGAGGGATCGACCTGGCTGTTTACCACCATTCAATTGGCGTTCGTCCTAGGTGTGGCCATCGCCGCCCCGCGCATCCACAATACGGGCCAGGCGCTGGGGCTGGCGCTCATTGCTGGCGGGGCATTGGGCAATTTTGCGGACCGCATCTTCCGCGACCCGGGCTTCTGGTTCGGGCACGTCGTGGACTATATCTCGGTCGGCTCGTTCGCGGTCTTTAATATCGCAGATGCGGCCATTACCTGCGGCGTCGTCATCTTCATCGGCGCCATGCTGCTCGCGGAACGGAGGGCGGAAAATGAATAGGCAATTGCGCAGTTTTCCCATTCCAGAGGGGTTGGAGGGCATGCGTGCCGATGCCGCGCTGGCCAAGCTCCTTGGCCTCTCGCGCTCGGCCACTGCCCAGCTCTGCGCCGAAGGCGGGGTCACCGTAGATTCGCAGGAGCTGGGTAAATCCGAGCGCCTAGCTTCCGGCCAGGTGGTTTCGGTGCTGCTCCCGGAGCCGGAAAAACCCCTGCTGCCGCGCGAGGAGTTGGTAGAGGGCATGGACGTTTTATATAGCGACGCCGATATCATCTGCGTGCACAAACCAGTGGGCGTCGCCGCGCACCCGAGCGTGGGCTGGGATGGTCCGACGGTCATCGGTGGGCTGCGTGCGGCAGGGTATAACGTGGCCTCGCTTGGCCCTACCGAGCGCCAGGGCATAGTCCACCGCCTGGATGTGGGCACCTCCGGGGTCATGGTCGTGGCTTCCTCCGGGCGCGCCTATTCGGCACTCAAGCATGCGTTTAAGCACCGGACCGTGAAAAAGACCTATCACGCGGTGGTCCAGGGCCTGCCCGATCCGATTGAAGGCACCATCGATGCGCCCATCGGCAGGCACCCGAAGTCGGGCTGGAAATTCGCCGTGCTTGACGATGGCAAGGCCGCGGTCACCCATTACCGCCTCATCGAGGCCTTTCGCGAGGCCAGCCTCATCGAGGTGCACCTGGAAACCGGCCGCACCCACCAAATCCGCGTCCACATGTCCGCCACCGGGCATCCCTGCGTTGGCGATCCCATGTACGGCTCGAACCCGCAACTTTCTGCCCGCCTAGGACTCGAGCGCCAGTGGCTGCATGCGGTGCAGCTGGGCTTTACCCACCCCGGCACCGGAAAGTGGTTCGAAGCCCGCGCGCCGTACCCCGATGACCTGCAACAGGCCCTGGAGCGCCTGCAGGGATGAGGAAGTTTTATCGGCGGCGCCGCCTAGCGGCCTTGGCGCTGGTGCTGGTGGCGATCGTGGTGGCCCTGGTGCTTTTTGGCACGCTGGGCACGCAGGCATCCACGCGGGTGCAAGGCGATCAGCTAGGCCCGGATGGGGAGTCCCGCGCGGAGTATATTGAGCGCGTCAATTCCATGGACATCGATCCGGATGCCACCACGTATGCGCTGGTCACCTTCGATACCGAGTTGCCCCCCGTCGCCGTGGCCGCCGCCTTGACTGATATTCCGCGCATGGACGCCATCCTCATGGGCTCGACCGCGCCCATCGCGGTGCCGGAGCCCGTTGCCGGCGAGGATCGCGCCGCGGTGATTAACCGCACCTTCGATCGCATCGGCGCCTCCTACGGCCAGCGCCCCAGCGCGGTGAGCGCCGCCGTGGTGTGGGGCACGGGCACTCAGCTTGCCGATGTCGCCTCCCTCCCCGCCGTCGCCGCTGTCGAGCCCGCGCCTGCCGATGCCGCCTGGGGCAGCTTCGCCGTGCGCCCACCCAGCTAAATTTGCCATCCTGAACGCTTCGCCGCGCGGGATGCAGGGGTGGCGGCTTAGCATCGGGGGCATGGAACACATTCGGGCATATATTGCGGCTTTAAACTCGGCGATGGATATCCTCGCCGAGGCCGCCGATATGCCCGCCTCCGAGCTGACGGCCGCCGGCATGCCGGATGCCGCCGCCGCGTCGATAGCCCACCTTTCCCAGATCTATTTCGGGCCGACCAGCTTTACGCGCCGCCAGCGCCGAGCGGTCGAGGGGGCGCGCCGCAATGGGCATTCGCTGCCGACGTTGGAGGTCATCGAAAAATACGCCCGTCGCGCGCCCACCCAAGCCCGGGCCTGGGCCCTGCGCGCGGAGCTTGCCCAGGTATCGGCCGATACTCAGGCGATGGACAAGCTCGCCCGCAAGAAGGTGCGCGCGCTGCGCCCGCCGCGCGAACCCAAACCAGGCGTTAGGCTGCGCCGCCGCGCCGCCGGCAAACCATGGACGCTGACGATTACGGGCAGTTCCAACCTCGTCGCGGAGCTGCATAACCAAGCAGGCACGCTTGCCGATGTCGCCGCCCTCTTCCACTCCGGCGCCTCCACCTCCACCGTGCGCACCAACGTGGTAATCCCGCTGGATAAGCTGAGCGCCGTTGTGCAGGGCGATAAAGACGTGACGGTCACCATGACCAACGGCGCGCAGATAAGCGGCGCCGAGCTGGCCCAGCGCGCGATGGCGGAGGAAGGCTTTATCACCCTAATCCACCCCGTGGAGGGGCCGGTGAACCTGTACCGCATGCGGCGCGGGGCAACGTGGAAGCAA
This is a stretch of genomic DNA from Corynebacterium accolens. It encodes these proteins:
- a CDS encoding NADPH-dependent FMN reductase; amino-acid sequence: MSRIGIIIGSTRDKAAGQAVGEWVNDLAQGRENGVEYQLLELKKFNIPILTSEVVPGAANKQYDDANVQEWSKAVDACDGFVFVTPEYNHSVPGAFKNAYDSLGAEWAGKPVAFVGYGSVGGVRAVEAWRNVVANFSMPQLRNQLDFNIFTDWNDGEFRPSDDSYERANSLLSELEDALQ
- a CDS encoding asparaginase, producing the protein MTNLALIATGGTIACTTVWDGSLVPTVTGAQLAADIDAEVVEFRQLDSSSITLADLDELIAVVNEQTARADIDGVIITHGTDSMEETAMALEIFCADDTPIVLTGAQRSYDHPHPDGPRNLHDARELARSGQPGVFIRFGGMTIPARGARKQHTFDLRAFESLRVPDATPRLQPQPLAPHPVEIIPAYPGAGRVLVDAARTSAAGLVIEAMGAGNMSGDMGRALADALSDDLPVVISTRTPYGATAMSYGGDGGGASLRSLGAINAGAFRPSQARILLAAALATGTNPAEVFRQNPDPKRYVAI
- a CDS encoding DNA polymerase IV; translation: MQRWVLHIDMDAFFASVEQLTRPTLQGRPVLVGGVGGRGVVAGASYEAREYGAHSAMPMYRAQQLVGLRAVVVSPRRAVYSAASRRVFEIISQHVEVIEQLSIDEAFMEPEALVGATADEVQQWADGLRALIREETGLPCSIGAGSGKQFAKIGSGEAKPDGTYVIPAEKQLEMLHPLAVGKLWGVGPVTEAKLKGIGVETIGALAAMTQKEVEISIGSVVGLQLWQLAQGIDDREVAPRAISKQISTEHTYSKDLLTVPDVDAAITRAAEGAHRRLLKDGRGARTVTVKLRMADFHIESRSTTLAYATDDLEVLTAAAFKLARYPDELGPIRLVGVSYSGLEAARQDVLFPELDREIVRPVLPDSDYETGVSDDSPPPAPTTVVVEDDVEDQWRATQDVYHPDFGHGWIQGTGHGVVSVRFETRSTGPGRTKSFAASDPELVPADPLDSLDWQDWLETQD
- a CDS encoding GntR family transcriptional regulator; the encoded protein is MSDTSMQPAAERVYELVKERIIDGTIDSTQMLSEAALAAEVGVSRTPAHEAFLRLELEGFLQLYPKRGALVVPISPQEIREVYEARLLVDAHSAEKICELGEAERGGIAKRLQENIAAQDAALDAEDLREYTRLDAQFHQIIMDSAGNSLLANVGYQLRERQQRFTATAIGRNVARARAFVDQHRVLADALRTANLPAYLSALRSHLKNSKDQL
- the lspA gene encoding signal peptidase II, producing the protein MMWVSQKRRSQTGLIAAVVIAVAVVDQAVKQLMLTVLTEGVPHYVIGDWFRFTLLFNPGAAFSIGGEGSTWLFTTIQLAFVLGVAIAAPRIHNTGQALGLALIAGGALGNFADRIFRDPGFWFGHVVDYISVGSFAVFNIADAAITCGVVIFIGAMLLAERRAENE
- a CDS encoding MFS transporter, with the protein product MSQDPANRDWLPVAGSMVAVAWGGNEFTPLLVMYREQSHFSQVTVNGLLAAYVIGIVPALLISGPLSDYIGRRPTMLPAAPLSLAGSFLLSIAPEEPLIIAAGRVLCGLALGIVMAVGXXWISELITRSGGDPAAGPRKASMCLTVGFLIGAALASVLAQWGPWPTHLAYVLHILLTVITAVWLLKTPETRPPRGATVKDTFLDLSIRDMLHMLHIPSAAHRRFSRIVLPVAPWVFGCAGAAYALLPQLLSDSAGDAPIAFSGLMTVITLGCGVGIQMFGKVIDXHRSARASAVAMAVITAGTIFGAIAARTLSLPLGITSAAVMGAGYGLALVAGLSEVQRIAGKDDLAGLTAVFYSVSYTGFFIPMAFSALAPYIGFTALFLIGSLLAACCLINVIHGWRAHL
- a CDS encoding HNH endonuclease signature motif containing protein, producing MEHIRAYIAALNSAMDILAEAADMPASELTAAGMPDAAAASIAHLSQIYFGPTSFTRRQRRAVEGARRNGHSLPTLEVIEKYARRAPTQARAWALRAELAQVSADTQAMDKLARKKVRALRPPREPKPGVRLRRRAAGKPWTLTITGSSNLVAELHNQAGTLADVAALFHSGASTSTVRTNVVIPLDKLSAVVQGDKDVTVTMTNGAQISGAELAQRAMAEEGFITLIHPVEGPVNLYRMRRGATWKQFMMAAAENPVCPVRGCHRPADECQVHHIYSWAGGGWTNAKNLTVACPHHNGRNDDDRAARPRNGRFERVHGGVRWIKPWQPPPPDLVDTGPS
- a CDS encoding RluA family pseudouridine synthase produces the protein MNRQLRSFPIPEGLEGMRADAALAKLLGLSRSATAQLCAEGGVTVDSQELGKSERLASGQVVSVLLPEPEKPLLPREELVEGMDVLYSDADIICVHKPVGVAAHPSVGWDGPTVIGGLRAAGYNVASLGPTERQGIVHRLDVGTSGVMVVASSGRAYSALKHAFKHRTVKKTYHAVVQGLPDPIEGTIDAPIGRHPKSGWKFAVLDDGKAAVTHYRLIEAFREASLIEVHLETGRTHQIRVHMSATGHPCVGDPMYGSNPQLSARLGLERQWLHAVQLGFTHPGTGKWFEARAPYPDDLQQALERLQG